Proteins from a single region of Numenius arquata chromosome Z, bNumArq3.hap1.1, whole genome shotgun sequence:
- the CAPSL gene encoding calcyphosin-like protein translates to MSPLVSQMPGTARHDREMAIQAKRNLSKTTDPVERLRLQCLARGSAGIKGLGRVFRIMDDDNSRTLDFKEFVKGLNDYAMMIDKEEAQEIFRIFDKDGSGTIDFDEFLVTLRPPMSKARKEIIMQAFRKLDKTGDGVITIEDLRGVYNAKHHPKYQNGDWTEDQVFMAFLDNFDSPYDKDGKVTTEEFMNYYAGVSASIDTDVYFIVMMKNAWKL, encoded by the exons ATGAGTCCTTTGGTCTCCCAGATGCCGGGCACGGCAAGGCATGACCGAGAGATGGCAATCCAGGCCAAAAGAAATCTATCCAAAACCACCGACCCCGTGGAAAGACTTCGCCTGCAGTGTTTAGCAAGGGGATCTGCAGGCATCAAAGGACTTGGCAG AGTATTTCGGATTATGGATGATGACAACAGCAGGACCCTTGATTTCAAGGAGTTTGTGAAAGGATTAAATGATTATGCTATGATGATAGACAAGGAAGAAGCACAAGAGATTTTCCGGATATTTGATAAAGATGGGAGTGGAACAATTGATTTTGATGAATTTCTTGTTACGCTGAGA CCTCCCATGTCgaaagcaagaaaagagattATCATGCAGGCGTTTAGGAAGTTAGATAAGACTGGAGATGGTGTCATAACAATTGAAGACTTACGGGGGGTGTATAATGCAAAGCATCACCCCAAATACCAAAATGGAGACTGGACAGAAGATCAAGTTTTTATGGCCTTTCTGGATAATTTTGATTCGCCCTATGACAAAGATGGGAAG GTGACAACAGAAGAATTCATGAACTACTATGCAGGAGTCAGCGCTTCAATAGACACAGATGTCTATTTTATCGTCATGATGAAGAACGCTTGGAAACTCTGA